In Kineococcus rhizosphaerae, a single window of DNA contains:
- a CDS encoding GlxA family transcriptional regulator translates to MHRVAVLVLDGAKPLDVGIPAQVFSHRPSMPYELRVCGAAPGRVRGGEGLSYHVDSGLETFTWAQTIFIPGYREPATTAPPAAVVEALLAAHARGARIAAISTGAFALAATGLLDGLRATTHWHYTRVLAERHPRVRVDENVLFVDSGDVLTSAGAASGIDLCLHLLRRDHGVAAANHVARRLVAAPYRSGGQAQYVPRSVPEGVGEVFAATREWALHHLAGPLTLDALAQHANVSARTFSRRFVENTGYTPMQWVLRVRVDAARELLERTDLPVEQVAARVGLGTGANLRLHFGRILGTSPTEYRHTFSA, encoded by the coding sequence GTGCACAGGGTCGCGGTGCTGGTCCTCGACGGGGCGAAACCGCTCGACGTCGGGATCCCGGCGCAGGTGTTCTCCCACCGGCCCTCGATGCCGTACGAGCTGCGCGTGTGCGGGGCGGCGCCGGGCCGGGTCCGCGGCGGGGAGGGGTTGTCCTACCACGTGGACTCCGGGCTGGAGACGTTCACCTGGGCGCAGACCATCTTCATCCCCGGCTACCGCGAACCGGCCACCACCGCGCCGCCGGCGGCCGTCGTCGAGGCCCTGCTGGCCGCCCACGCGCGCGGGGCGCGGATCGCCGCGATCTCCACGGGGGCGTTCGCGCTGGCCGCGACGGGGCTGCTCGACGGCCTGCGCGCCACGACGCACTGGCACTACACGCGCGTCCTGGCCGAGCGCCACCCCCGCGTCCGCGTCGACGAGAACGTCCTGTTCGTCGACTCCGGCGACGTCCTGACCTCGGCGGGGGCGGCCTCGGGCATCGACCTGTGCCTGCACCTGCTGCGCCGCGACCACGGCGTCGCCGCGGCCAACCACGTCGCCCGCCGCCTCGTCGCGGCCCCCTACCGCAGCGGGGGCCAGGCCCAGTACGTCCCGCGCAGCGTCCCCGAGGGCGTCGGCGAGGTGTTCGCGGCCACGCGCGAGTGGGCCCTGCACCACCTGGCCGGGCCGCTGACCCTGGACGCCCTCGCCCAGCACGCCAACGTCTCGGCGCGGACGTTCTCGCGGCGGTTCGTGGAGAACACCGGCTACACGCCCATGCAGTGGGTGCTGCGGGTGCGCGTCGACGCGGCGCGCGAACTGCTCGAACGCACCGACCTGCCCGTCGAGCAGGTCGCCGCCCGGGTGGGGCTGGGCACGGGGGCGAACCTGCGGCTGCACTTCGGCCGGATCCTCGGGACGTCGCCGACGGAGTACCGGCACACCTTCTCGGCGTGA
- a CDS encoding stage II sporulation protein M: MDVDAFRAVHEHEWARLRALVARRDLDGAEADELVALYQRTATHLSALRSAQSEPVLLDQLSTLLVRARARLTGSRYTAWRQVVHYTTRGLPAALWRLRWWTTGAFAFTLVLAVASGLWVVQDPAVQASLFGSNENVRQLVNSDFEGYYSEYSHAQFAGRVWTNNAWVAATCVALGITGVPVLVSLAVNAVNVGLQGGLLIDHGRGELFFGLILPHGILELTAVFVAAGAGLKLFWAWVAPGARTRSQALATEGRAMVGVALGLVGVLFVSGLIEGFVTPSGLPTWARVGIGVLAEVAFWSYCLFLGRPAARQGETGDLEERYAGDEVPVAG, from the coding sequence GTGGACGTCGACGCCTTCCGGGCCGTGCACGAGCACGAGTGGGCGAGGTTGCGCGCCCTCGTGGCCCGCCGCGACCTCGACGGCGCCGAGGCCGACGAGCTCGTGGCCCTCTACCAGCGCACCGCGACCCACCTGTCGGCGCTGCGTTCGGCGCAGTCCGAGCCGGTGCTGCTGGACCAGCTCTCGACGCTGCTCGTGCGGGCCCGCGCCCGGCTGACGGGGTCGCGGTACACCGCGTGGCGCCAGGTCGTGCACTACACGACCCGGGGCCTGCCCGCCGCCCTGTGGCGGTTGCGCTGGTGGACGACGGGCGCCTTCGCGTTCACGCTCGTGCTGGCCGTCGCCTCGGGCCTGTGGGTCGTGCAGGACCCCGCCGTGCAGGCGAGCCTGTTCGGGTCGAACGAGAACGTGCGCCAGCTCGTGAACTCCGACTTCGAGGGGTACTACTCCGAGTACAGCCACGCGCAGTTCGCGGGGCGGGTGTGGACGAACAACGCCTGGGTCGCGGCGACCTGCGTGGCCCTCGGCATCACGGGCGTGCCGGTGCTGGTCTCCCTGGCGGTCAACGCCGTGAACGTCGGCCTGCAGGGCGGGCTGCTCATCGACCACGGCCGCGGGGAGCTGTTCTTCGGGCTGATCCTGCCGCACGGCATCCTCGAGCTGACCGCCGTGTTCGTGGCCGCCGGGGCGGGGCTGAAGCTGTTCTGGGCGTGGGTCGCGCCGGGGGCGCGGACGCGCTCGCAGGCGCTGGCGACCGAGGGGCGCGCCATGGTCGGCGTCGCCCTCGGCCTGGTCGGGGTGCTGTTCGTCTCCGGGCTCATCGAGGGTTTCGTGACGCCGTCGGGGTTGCCGACGTGGGCGCGCGTCGGGATCGGGGTGCTCGCCGAGGTCGCGTTCTGGTCCTACTGCCTGTTCCTGGGCCGACCCGCTGCGCGGCAGGGGGAGACCGGCGACCTGGAGGAACGCTACGCGGGTGACGAGGTACCCGTCGCGGGCTGA